From Labeo rohita strain BAU-BD-2019 chromosome 18, IGBB_LRoh.1.0, whole genome shotgun sequence, the proteins below share one genomic window:
- the LOC127180489 gene encoding LOW QUALITY PROTEIN: trans-1,2-dihydrobenzene-1,2-diol dehydrogenase-like (The sequence of the model RefSeq protein was modified relative to this genomic sequence to represent the inferred CDS: substituted 2 bases at 2 genomic stop codons): MATRWGICGAGNISHDFCVALKTLPPEDHKIAAVAARSLERAQKFAKTHEIPIVYGSYQELLKDPNIDVVYMGTMHTHHLQAGLLFLNGGKNVLCEKPFAMNLREVKQLVSAARENNVFLMEAVWSRCFPVYAEVGRLLSEKAVGDVRMVKVYFGLPLLDRVRTIQKEQGGGALMDIGVYCVQFALMAFKGERPESIHATGVLLPSGKINITTTXAKCFFXKPFKAERFSEIKTFAILLFNCLLCAQVPHPMHAPTILEVNGEKTEFPLPEPGIPLNFHNSTGLRYEAEEVRRCLLKGVKESAKMSLSDSELLMEVLDEARRQVGVVYEQDSQ, from the exons ATGGCAACCCGCTGGGGAATCTGTGGAGCTGGAAACATCAGCCATGACTTCTGTGTGGCTCTAAAGACACTTCCTCCTGAAGATCACAAG ATAGCTGCAGTGGCGGCAAGAAGCCTAGAACGTGCACAGAAGTTTGCAAAAACTCATGAGATCCCAATTGTATACGGCAGCTACCAGGAGCTGTTGAAGGATCCCAATATCG ATGTGGTGTACATGGGCACTATGCACACACATCATCTGCAGGCGGGTCTGTTGTTCCTCAACGGTGGGAAGAACGTGCTGTGCGAGAAACCCTTCGCCATGAACCTGCGAGAGGTCAAACAGCTCGTCTCCGCCGCCCGGGAGAACAACGTCTTCCTCATGGAG GCGGTCTGGTCCAGGTGTTTTCCCGTGTACGCCGAGGTCGGCCGGCTGCTGTCAGAGAAAGCTGTCGGGGATGTGAGGATGGTGAAGGTGTATTTCGGCCTGCCTCTGCTGGACCGTGTGCGCACCATACAGAAGGAGCAGGGCGGAGGAGCGCTGATGGACATCGGCGTCTACTGCGTGCAGTTCGCACTCATGGCTTTCAAGGGGGAAAGACCAGAATCCATCCACGCCACAGGAGTGCTGCTACCCTcaggtaaaataaatatcaccACCACATGagcaaaatgctttttttaaaaacctttcaAAGCAGAACGTTTCTCAGAAATCAAAACTTTTGCCATTTTGcttttcaa TTGTCTGCTCTGTGCTCAGGTGCCGCATCCCATGCATGCTCCAACCATTCTGGAGGTGAACGGGGAAAAGACAGAGTTTCCTCTTCCTGAACCCGGCATACCTCTGAACTTCCATAACAGCACCGGACTGAGATACGAAGCGGAGGAAGTCAGGCGCTGCCTGCTGAAAG GAGTGAAGGAGAGCGCCAAGATGTCACTCAGTGACTCAGAGCTGCTCATGGAGGTGTTGGATGAGGCCCGCAGGCAGGTGGGCGTGGTTTATGAGCAGGACAGCCAATGA